The proteins below are encoded in one region of Bacillus paramycoides:
- a CDS encoding CsxC family protein, whose protein sequence is MSEKEYKQDNKNKDCKVKSESRIPLSDTEATPVLTTNPRIKIPVVLAERTLQIVVEAEIPLSPPAVEIKRVLKDVFLTQCKLVPVEYEPINETGYFQVTRAKLFVEGYIRKNIEYAAKYCNGVIHDRIAKVRFSGFADLTADEFLSFPIIAFGSENKARFINPKKNDVPRLDKYFFENNVFYNEQPYCELISAEFYELDYSSYDVHYDSKHDEYQDRNQDRYQDRYQDKYQDKYYDQYPEKEFDKLREKIVLDLTLKVLQTQQVQIG, encoded by the coding sequence TTGAGTGAAAAAGAATATAAACAAGATAATAAAAATAAGGATTGTAAGGTGAAATCAGAATCGCGGATTCCACTCAGTGATACTGAGGCAACTCCAGTTCTTACAACCAATCCAAGAATTAAAATTCCAGTTGTATTAGCAGAAAGAACACTTCAAATTGTAGTAGAAGCAGAAATTCCACTTTCTCCACCAGCAGTGGAAATTAAAAGAGTGTTAAAAGATGTATTTTTAACACAATGTAAACTAGTACCTGTTGAATATGAACCAATTAATGAAACAGGATATTTTCAAGTAACAAGAGCAAAATTATTTGTAGAAGGTTATATTCGTAAAAATATTGAATACGCTGCTAAATACTGCAATGGCGTAATTCATGATCGAATTGCAAAAGTTCGATTCTCTGGTTTTGCTGATTTGACTGCTGATGAATTTCTTTCTTTCCCAATTATAGCTTTTGGTTCGGAAAATAAAGCTCGTTTCATTAATCCGAAAAAGAATGATGTTCCTCGTCTAGACAAATACTTCTTTGAAAATAATGTTTTCTATAATGAACAACCATATTGTGAATTAATTAGTGCAGAATTTTATGAACTTGATTATTCATCATATGATGTTCATTATGATTCAAAACATGATGAATATCAGGACAGAAATCAAGATAGATATCAAGATAGATACCAAGATAAATATCAAGATAAATATTATGATCAATATCCTGAGAAAGAATTTGACAAA